One window of the Streptomyces sp. ITFR-21 genome contains the following:
- a CDS encoding response regulator transcription factor, with amino-acid sequence MTVGTAGEAGDDQPVTVMVVDDHPMWRDAVARDLTEAGLRVVATAGDGPEAIRRARAARPQVLVLDLNLPGASGVRVCKEVVAHDAAVRVLVLSASGEHADVLEAVKSGATGYLLKSAGREELVEAVRRTAVGDPVFTPGLAGLVLGEYRRLAAAPPLAAADGPAAPRLTERETEVLRLVAKGLSYKQIAQRLVISHRTVQNHVQNTLGKLQLHNRVELVRYAIERGLDGGTASGPEGDM; translated from the coding sequence ATGACGGTCGGCACCGCCGGGGAGGCAGGCGACGACCAGCCGGTGACGGTGATGGTCGTGGACGACCATCCGATGTGGCGTGACGCGGTCGCCCGCGACCTCACCGAGGCCGGACTGCGGGTGGTGGCCACCGCGGGCGACGGGCCCGAGGCGATCCGCCGGGCCCGCGCCGCCCGCCCCCAGGTGCTGGTCCTCGACCTCAACCTGCCCGGCGCCTCCGGGGTGCGGGTCTGCAAGGAGGTGGTGGCCCACGACGCCGCCGTCCGGGTGCTGGTGCTGTCCGCCAGCGGCGAGCACGCCGACGTCCTGGAGGCGGTGAAGTCCGGCGCGACCGGCTACCTGCTCAAGTCGGCGGGACGCGAGGAACTGGTGGAGGCGGTCCGCAGGACGGCCGTCGGCGACCCGGTGTTCACCCCCGGGCTGGCCGGACTCGTACTCGGCGAGTACCGCAGGCTGGCCGCGGCGCCGCCGCTCGCCGCGGCCGACGGGCCCGCCGCGCCCCGGCTGACCGAGCGGGAGACCGAGGTGCTGCGGCTGGTCGCCAAGGGCCTGAGCTACAAGCAGATCGCCCAGCGGCTGGTCATCTCGCACCGGACCGTGCAGAACCACGTGCAGAACACCCTCGGCAAGCTCCAGCTGCACAACCGTGTGGAACTGGTCCGCTACGCGATCGAACGCGGGCTCGACGGCGGTACGGCGTCCGGCCCCGAGGGCGATATGTGA
- a CDS encoding lysophospholipid acyltransferase family protein gives MFYGVMKIVLGKPIKAVFRPWVEGMENIPSEGPAILASNHLSFSDSFFLPSMLDRPVTFIAKAEYFTSPGLKGKLTAAFFKGVGQLPVDRSGARGAGEAAINSGVAVLARGELFGIYPEGTRSPDGRLYRGKPGGLARVALASGAPVIPVAMIDTEKVQPVGQVMPKLSIRPGIRIGKPLDFSRYRGMENDRFILRSVTDEVMYEIMKLSGQEYVDIYATAAKRQIAEAAKAAAEAAVTEAAAVGTADGAARTQEPSGT, from the coding sequence TTGTTCTACGGCGTGATGAAGATCGTTCTCGGCAAACCCATCAAGGCCGTCTTCCGGCCCTGGGTGGAGGGCATGGAGAACATCCCCAGCGAGGGCCCGGCCATCCTGGCGAGCAATCACCTGTCCTTCTCCGACTCCTTCTTCCTGCCCTCGATGCTGGACCGCCCGGTCACCTTCATCGCCAAGGCGGAGTACTTCACCTCGCCGGGACTGAAGGGCAAGCTGACCGCCGCCTTCTTCAAGGGCGTCGGCCAGCTGCCGGTGGACCGCTCGGGCGCCCGCGGCGCCGGCGAGGCCGCCATCAACAGCGGGGTGGCGGTACTGGCCCGCGGCGAGCTGTTCGGCATCTACCCCGAGGGCACCCGCTCGCCCGACGGCCGCCTCTACCGCGGCAAGCCCGGCGGGCTGGCCCGGGTCGCGCTGGCCAGCGGCGCCCCGGTGATCCCGGTCGCGATGATCGACACCGAGAAGGTGCAGCCGGTCGGCCAGGTGATGCCCAAGCTGTCCATCCGGCCCGGCATCCGGATCGGCAAACCGCTGGACTTCAGCCGCTACCGCGGCATGGAGAACGACCGATTCATCCTCCGCTCCGTCACCGACGAGGTGATGTACGAGATCATGAAGCTCTCCGGGCAGGAATACGTCGACATCTACGCCACCGCCGCCAAACGCCAGATCGCCGAAGCCGCGAAGGCGGCGGCCGAAGCCGCGGTTACGGAGGCGGCGGCGGTCGGGACGGCGGACGGCGCCGCCAGGACACAGGAGCCGTCGGGCACCTGA